The stretch of DNA GCTGTTTTTTTTAGATTATTTAGCTACTGGCAAATTGAACTCAGAACAACTTGCTCAAGTAGTTGCTGGTGTTGCTGAAGGATGTAAGCAGGCCGGCTGTGCTTTGCTAGGAGGAGAAACCGCAGAAATGCCAGGTTTTTATCAACCGGGAGAGTATGACTTAGCGGGGTTTTGCGTTGGTATTGCAGAAAAGAGCAAATTGCTGGACGGTTCCCAGGTACGGCTAGGAGATATTGCCATTGGATTATCTAGTAGTGGCGTTCACAGCAATGGCTTTAGTTTAGTTAGAAAAATTGTCAGCAGCGGTGGATTTGACTGGAGTTTAACACCTCAAGAATTAGGCGGGAAAAGTTTAGGGGAAGTGTTGTTAACTCCAACTAGAATTTATGTTAAACCCGTCCTAGCAGCACTCCGCACTGGTCTGCAAATTACGGGGATGGCTCATATTACTGGGGGAGGTTTACCTGAAAATTTACCTCGATGTTTGGGGGCAAATCAATCTGTAAAAATTGATATTAATAGTTGGCAAACTCTTCCTATTTTTGAATGGATTGCTAAGGCGGGTGAAGTTAATAAAATGGAGATGCTTAATACTTTTAATATGGGGATTGGATTTGTTTTATTAGTTTCGTTAGCAGATGCAGCACAGGCAATTAAATGGTTTGAATCTCAGGATATTTCTGTTGCTCAGATTGGGGAAGTGATTGAGGGAAATGGGGAATTAGTAATGGAAATTTAAACTCTGTTTGTAGCAGCATTTTGTAGCACTATTATCATCATATAATGATGATAATAGCGCTACAAATTTTTTACCAGAGCAATAGAAAAAATATTCTACAATTCTTCATTGTTTCAGAGGAAGCTGAAGGCTATATCATTGATTTTATAAAGTGCTAGGCTAGATTTATCAATTGACACTTAAAAGTTTATTTGTCTTAATTTCTAATGGTAACATTACAGTAAAAGTGGAACCGACACCTACTTGAGAGACTAACTTTATTTTGCCTTGTAAAAGCGTTACTAGCCGAGAAACTATTGCTAATCCAAGACCGGTGCTGTCGGGAGGGAATTGGTAGCGATTAGGTTCTCCAACTTGGAAGAAGGGTTCAAAAATTTGCTCTTTATGTTCGGGAGCAATGCCTATTCCAGTATCTTTGACTGCGATTGACCAGCGTTCATCTGGCAATAATTCACAATTTAATTCGATGCTACCAACTTCGGTGTAGCGAATGGCATTGCTGATGAGATTAGTGAGAATTTGCTGAAATCTATGGGGGTCAGTGATAATTTTATCAGGTACACTATCGTTTTTTAATATAAGTTTTAATCCCTTATCGTCAGCTAATGGCTGCATGGTTTCTATGACGGTATTAATTGTAGAGATGACATTGATTGGTATCAGCCGCAATTTGATTTGTCCGGCTTCGGCGCGGGACAGTTCTAAGGCATCATTTACTAAGCGGAGTAACTGTCTGCCATTCCGCAACACTCGTTCAATATGTTCAATCTGAGGGCGGGTGTCTCTCACCTCTGTTTCCCGTTTTTCTTTACGTAAAAATAGCTCGGAATAACCGATAATTGAGTTAAGAGGTGTTTTGAGTTCGTGAGCTAAGTGAGCGAGGGTTTCTTGATTAGCGTTTGCTAAGCGATTAAGTTCTTGATTTGTCAATGTTAATTGACTTTGAATCTGCTGCAATTCTCGCAGTCGCTCGTCAACATAACTTTTAAAACATTGCGCGATCGCTTCGTCCAATACAGCATCAATTAGACGCATTGTTCGCATTACTTCGGGTACAGAGGTGGTTAGCAACTCTGGTTCTAAATGAGTAAATATCACTTGTCGTAATAAACGGTATTCCTGGGCTACTTCTGAGGGATCGTATCCTTGTTCGGCCCGCAATAATCCGTGTTCTAAACTTGCACTTACTATCAGTCCAATTTCACTTTCTTGAGTTTTGGACAGTACGGTTGCCATTGCAACTAATACGTGAGGAATATGATCTTTTACTGCTGAATGCGGTAAAGTATCGGCACTTTCGATGTGTCTGTCTTGCCGAACGGCTTCAACCCAATTGGTGAGTATGGCTTCAGTTTTATCAGCTAACAGTTTGCTACAGTCCAGCATGGTTAGGGTGGGGGGAGGATTAGGGTAGGTATTCCCTTTGGATTATTGTAGTTGACCTGCTGCAAACTGGCAGAGCAAAACTTGAAGGCTCCACTAGCAAAAGACACAGAATTTACAATCAGTAGATTGCCTATCCTACAAAGAGGCGCTGGCTACCGCTACCAAAACTTACTTCCTAAGACCTATTGACGTAAAAGTGTTTTAATTTTACATTTTGACTTTTTAATTACGATCGGAGAAGGACATTTCTCAGTCCTAGCCCGTCAGCTAACTTCGTAGGCATTGAGAAGAGAAGGACTAACGGAAGAAGCGAGTGCGATCGCCCAAATAGTCAAGCCAGAAACCTTGGAAAAACCCGATATTACCGTCGGCTATGTACCAGTAAACGATTGTGCGCCATTTGCGATCGCCTGGAAAAAAGGCTTCTTCCGCAAATACGGTTTAAACGTCAAACTCAATCGGGAAGCTAGCTGGGCAACATCCCGCGACGGCCTCATATTTGGGCGACTTGATGCGTCCCCCGTCGTATCAGGAGCCGTTACAAACGCCAGAGAAAAGAGTCTGGGCAGTCGTACTTAGTTCTTCAATTTACGAATACTTTGTTCGCTACCTATCTGCTGCCGCTGGAGTCGATCCGCTCAAAGAATTTCGGATCTCCGCTCAAAGAATTTCGGATCATTATTATTCCCCCGCCGCAGATGGTGACTAACGTGCGAATTGGCGCAATTTTCGCACCCACGCAATCGCCAAGAATTGCGGGAATCTAAGGAATATTACGAACTCCGCAATCATGCTTTAAATTTTCTCGATCGCTACTTTACACAAAACGAGTAAATTAAGGTATAATTATATAGTCTTGCATCGTTTCGCTCGGAAGCTGGGTTTTTTCCGCAGGCTCGAATCCAACTTACTGCCCGAATCCAAAACCAGTTCCTAGATCGTCGCTAACTGTAATTATTTAGTGGGTAGCCTAATCGCAATTGAAGCAGCAGTTAAAATCTGTCAGCTTTAGTTTGAGAACGGAGGAACCAATTTTAGGGGCTAATCTCTAATTCTGATAAGAGAGAGACACTTTCCAGTCTTAGCCCGTCAGCTAACTCCGTCGGCAATGGAAGGAGTACCCAAGACTTTAGCTTTGAGAGCATTTGTCTTTGGAACATCCTTGGGGATGTCGCTGTAAATTTTATAAATAGTGGCTATTCCTACTTGACCCACATTTCATTCGCCATTGTTTCGTTATAACAGGGGTTAAAACTGTGAACCTGAAGTCAATGTTAACGCGCCTTGAAATCGCAATGGGTCGTCATGATTTAATTGAGCAAATGGTCTTACGACCAGAGCCAAGATTTCCTGATTTTAAAAAAGCTAAATCTGCAAAATCCGTCAACTTTATTGTTGGTTACAACAGCTCTTCTAAAAGTCAAACTGCTCTCGATATTACTTTGTGGATGGCCCATCAAACTCGTTTAGCGACTAGCAAAGAAGTCACCGTTCAAGTCGTTTATGTGGTTGATGAAGCTCGAAGTAATCATCCTCAAAATCTCTGCAACTTTGCTGAGGAAAATAATTCACTAATCCATCAACAGCAGTGGGGTTTAAATGAAGTTACAGCTACTCAATGTGCTGCACCTACCTTAACTCTGCCGCTAGCTGAAAATCAGTCAGGACGCTCGCGAACAACCTTCCTAGATCCATCTTACTTTCAAGCAATTTTTTGCCAAAACAACCAATTTGAGCAAGCTGATAAACTGTTGTGGCAAGCACGCTGTCTAGCTGACGAATGGCGGGGTTTATTTAAAGCTCACCTCCGATTTGGGAGCGTTAGCTCGGAACTAAGACAAGTTGTAGAATCGGAAACTGCAACACTGCTATTTTTAGGTTGTAATTCTGTTAATCATCCGCTCGTGCGGGAACTAGGTTCTGATTTTCCTTGCTCAGTGCTAGGTATTCCCTCCATGCTTTATTCTCACGGGGATTTCTACAGTGAAGAAGCTGCAAATCAGTTGATGTTTGAGACGGCCGTATCTCTACATTAAGTTTTGGATTTTGGATTTTGGATTTATTGTGTAATCCAAAATCTAAAACCGAGGCTTTAAAATTAAAATAAGAAGAAGGAAGAAGGAAGAAGGAAGAAGGAAGAAGGAAGAAGGAAGAAGGAAGAAAAAATTAATCGAAAATTAAAAATTAAACTTTAAATCAACAATGAAAAATAAGTAAATCTACTGAACTGCCGAAAGTTCTTCAACTACTTTAATCCGTCCCTGACGCACGGAGCGAAGCAGTCTATTGATGGAGCGCCTTTCATCTTCACCGAGAGATTCATCAAAAACGGCTGCCATGAGTCCGTAACGATCCGCTAGAGTAATGCAGTTAGTGGCATTAGCTTGGGCAAATAATTCGCTTAGAGCTGAGTGAATTAAGTAGATGGGAGCTTGCATGGTTAGTTGGTTTGAACTTTAATACTTACAGTATTGGTCATTTTTTTGTTGCAATCTGTGATGAAGCTAGGCTAATCTCAGTGATTCTACTTAGGAAGTCGTATGACTGAAATCTCTAAGATTATGTGAGCAGCATCACAAGACCTCTAGAGAAGAAGGGGCTAGGGGCTAGGGGCTAGGGGCTAGGGAAGAAGGGGCTAGGGGCTAGGATGCTCAGGGCTAGGGAAAGAAGGGGAAGAAGGGTAAAGAAGGGGAAGAGCAATGAGGGTTTCAACGATCGGCTATTGGAGAGCGATCGCTTCCCGGATCTCGCAATGACAATAATTTAGAATGTCCTAACTACCTCTTCGACTTCATCATTAGCTTTCAAACAACGCCGCGCCAACTTGACATAGGTTTTGACAGTTTCGTAGGGCATTTCTAAGTCGAGGGCGATCGCACTTAGTGACTCTCCGAGTTCCCGCCTTGCGAGAATCGTAGCCCACGTTTCGGCAATCTCTTGGGCGCGAGTTCCACCTGTGCGCTGTCGCTTTGCCATGAATGCTTCGGTCAATTCTGCAATTCGAGATGCTAATAAATTTTGCCTTGGGGAAACTGGCAAAATGTCACTCAGGAGCCAACCTATTCTAGTTTGCCCTAAGCCAAAGGTGGTTTTGTGACCAGTTCCGCAGTAAGGGGCTAGTTGTGCTAAAGCATAGAAGTATTGCCCGAAATCAGAATTTTCATTTACTTTTTTGGATACTCCTAATTCTATGGCTCCTGTAAATCCTGTAACGGAGCCTTTTTTGCCCGCGATGACTTTGGCGGACTCTAATTTGTGGCGGTGAATAATTACTGTTTCTTCAATCCAATTTAGGAATCGATCTTGAGGAATTTTGATGTCTGAAAAATCGTTCCACCGACGCAGGTAGCTATGAAAAAGATTTTTGGGAACTGGTAAGGGAAAGTGATGTTGCTTGCTGCGAAAACTGGTTGGGGTGAGAAAGGTTAATTGAATTGTGGAGGTGCGAGAGAGTGAGGTAGTTAGCAATTGTTTGTAAGTAGTAGGAGGTAAAGCTAGCTGACAAGAAATGATGCGTAAGGGAGCATTTCGTAAGTCCACAACGGCGGGCAAGTTTTGTAACCATTTACTCGCCCATTGAGCAACTGGTTGGGAAAGGATATTAATATACCAGCGATAGGTTTTGTCAGCTTGCAGTTGTAGGTCTTTTCCAGCAGCCAGCAATTCTCCTTCTAATCCTGAAATGGTAAATGCTTTTTCTGATTGCTCGTCGTGGAGAGAGCGGGATAATTCTGGGTTAGTTTGTTGAACTTGAGCGAGAAACCAGGCGTGTAAGCCAATGGTGTACTCAGCATAAAGGTAGTCATTGCTGTGGGGGGCTAGTTCAATGACTAGCCCGACTAATTCTGTGTCCGCAGGCCAAGGGAGAGGTTGATGCTTTTTTTGGGTGGGTAGTTTTGGCATAGGGGCTAGGGGCTAGGGGCTACGATGCTCAGGAAGAAGGGATATAGAATCAACGGTTTCAGTAA from Kamptonema formosum PCC 6407 encodes:
- the purM gene encoding phosphoribosylformylglycinamidine cyclo-ligase — translated: MDYREAGVDVEAGRAFVQRIRNMVQSTHRPEVLGGFGGFSGYFSVPSGLSEPILVSGTDGVGTKLKLAQILDCHDTVGIDLVAMCANDVLTSGAEPLFFLDYLATGKLNSEQLAQVVAGVAEGCKQAGCALLGGETAEMPGFYQPGEYDLAGFCVGIAEKSKLLDGSQVRLGDIAIGLSSSGVHSNGFSLVRKIVSSGGFDWSLTPQELGGKSLGEVLLTPTRIYVKPVLAALRTGLQITGMAHITGGGLPENLPRCLGANQSVKIDINSWQTLPIFEWIAKAGEVNKMEMLNTFNMGIGFVLLVSLADAAQAIKWFESQDISVAQIGEVIEGNGELVMEI
- a CDS encoding sensor histidine kinase codes for the protein MLDCSKLLADKTEAILTNWVEAVRQDRHIESADTLPHSAVKDHIPHVLVAMATVLSKTQESEIGLIVSASLEHGLLRAEQGYDPSEVAQEYRLLRQVIFTHLEPELLTTSVPEVMRTMRLIDAVLDEAIAQCFKSYVDERLRELQQIQSQLTLTNQELNRLANANQETLAHLAHELKTPLNSIIGYSELFLRKEKRETEVRDTRPQIEHIERVLRNGRQLLRLVNDALELSRAEAGQIKLRLIPINVISTINTVIETMQPLADDKGLKLILKNDSVPDKIITDPHRFQQILTNLISNAIRYTEVGSIELNCELLPDERWSIAVKDTGIGIAPEHKEQIFEPFFQVGEPNRYQFPPDSTGLGLAIVSRLVTLLQGKIKLVSQVGVGSTFTVMLPLEIKTNKLLSVN
- a CDS encoding ABC transporter substrate-binding protein, with amino-acid sequence MRREGLTEEASAIAQIVKPETLEKPDITVGYVPVNDCAPFAIAWKKGFFRKYGLNVKLNREASWATSRDGLIFGRLDASPVVSGAVTNAREKSLGSRT
- the cas6 gene encoding CRISPR-associated endoribonuclease Cas6: MPKLPTQKKHQPLPWPADTELVGLVIELAPHSNDYLYAEYTIGLHAWFLAQVQQTNPELSRSLHDEQSEKAFTISGLEGELLAAGKDLQLQADKTYRWYINILSQPVAQWASKWLQNLPAVVDLRNAPLRIISCQLALPPTTYKQLLTTSLSRTSTIQLTFLTPTSFRSKQHHFPLPVPKNLFHSYLRRWNDFSDIKIPQDRFLNWIEETVIIHRHKLESAKVIAGKKGSVTGFTGAIELGVSKKVNENSDFGQYFYALAQLAPYCGTGHKTTFGLGQTRIGWLLSDILPVSPRQNLLASRIAELTEAFMAKRQRTGGTRAQEIAETWATILARRELGESLSAIALDLEMPYETVKTYVKLARRCLKANDEVEEVVRTF